A single Arcobacter sp. FWKO B DNA region contains:
- a CDS encoding diguanylate cyclase has protein sequence MDKKILKNITVLYVEDEEEVRVNTSKILQLTVHTLYEATNGYEALQIFNQFPDDIDLVITDINMPKMSGLSLIEKIHESKPEIPCIITTAYNELEFLHRAINLGVTGFVLKPLDLYKLIDACIRAAAPIVLKKELIQKNEQLTKLNHELEEKVALRTQELEILANTDPLTGISNRRSFFNKAEKLLNQNSSEHIFAAMLDIDKFKTLNDTFGHAFGDIVLKKLTSYIQDSLNTEDIFGRMGGEEFAILSICNNQDEFMDKMEGMRKGIETIDFYHENTKVNVTISFGVAHKEDDESIDSLLARADDALYEAKDTGRNKIIFRSRV, from the coding sequence ATGGATAAAAAAATTTTAAAGAATATCACAGTTTTGTATGTTGAAGATGAAGAAGAAGTACGAGTAAATACTTCTAAAATATTGCAACTAACTGTACATACACTTTATGAAGCAACTAATGGCTATGAAGCCTTACAAATCTTTAATCAATTTCCTGATGACATAGACTTAGTTATTACAGATATAAATATGCCAAAAATGTCTGGTCTTAGTTTAATAGAAAAAATACATGAAAGCAAACCTGAAATCCCTTGCATAATAACAACAGCTTACAATGAGTTAGAGTTTTTACATCGTGCAATAAATCTAGGAGTTACTGGATTTGTCCTCAAACCTCTTGATTTATACAAACTTATTGACGCTTGTATTCGTGCGGCTGCTCCAATTGTACTAAAAAAAGAACTTATTCAAAAAAATGAGCAATTAACAAAACTCAACCATGAACTAGAAGAAAAAGTAGCCCTTAGAACACAAGAACTTGAAATACTAGCAAATACAGACCCCCTAACTGGTATCTCCAATAGAAGATCTTTTTTTAATAAAGCAGAAAAACTTCTAAATCAAAACTCCAGTGAACATATATTTGCAGCAATGCTTGATATTGACAAATTTAAAACTCTAAATGATACTTTTGGTCATGCATTTGGAGATATAGTTCTAAAAAAACTTACTTCTTATATTCAAGACTCCCTTAATACTGAAGATATCTTTGGAAGAATGGGTGGTGAAGAATTTGCAATTTTATCAATTTGCAATAATCAAGATGAATTTATGGATAAAATGGAAGGGATGAGAAAAGGTATTGAAACCATAGACTTTTATCACGAAAATACAAAGGTGAATGTTACTATAAGTTTTGGAGTAGCACATAAAGAAGATGATGAGAGCATTGACTCACTTTTAGCAAGAGCTGATGATGCTCTTTATGAAGCAAAAGATACAGGAAGAAATAAAATTATCTTTAGAAGTAGAGTTTAA